CATCGGGCGGGGGGCCTACGGCGACTTCGCCCTGGCCTTCGCCGAGAGGCGGTTCGGAAAGGGGGTGCCCCCCTGGTTCCTCGAGGCCCTGAGGGCGGGAGGGCACCTCTAGGCCCAAGCCCCGGCGTTGCGGGGCGCGGGGGAGGGCGCTTAAAATGGCCCCAGTATGACGCCAAGAAACTTGGTATTGGGCCTCCAACATACGGTGGCCATGTTCGGGGCCACGGTTCTGGTCCCCCTCCTCACCGGGCTCAACCCCTCGGTGGCCCTCTTCACCGCGGGGGCGGGGACCCTGGTCTTCCACCTGGTCACGGGGGGAAGGGTGCCGGTCTTTTTGGGCTCGAGCTTCGCCTTCATCGCCCCCATCCTCGCGGCCAAGGAGGCGGGGTTCTCCCTAGCCCAGGTGGGGGGTGGGATCGCGGCGGCGGGCCTGGTCTACGCCCTTTTCGCCCTCCTGGTCTATGGGATCGGACCGGAGAAGGTGCGCCGCCTCTTTCCGCCCGTGGTCACCGGGCCGGTGATCGTGGTCATCGGCCTGACCCTGGCCCCGGTGGCGGTGGAGATGGCCTCCAAGGACTGGCTTCTGGCCCTGGTCACCTTCGGAGCGGCCATCGTGGCCGCCGTCTTCTTCCGGGGGCTTTTCCAGATGATCCCCGTGCTCATCGGGGTGGGGACGGGGTACCTGGTGGCCCTCCTTCTGGGCCGCGTCAACCTCGCCCCCCTCGCGGAAGCGGCCTGGGTGGGGTGGCCCGCCTTCACCCTGGCCCAGTTTGAGTGGGGGGCCGTCCTCCTCATCGCCCCCGTGGCCTTCGTCACGGTGATGGAGCACATCGGGGACATCCTGACCAACGGGCGGGTGGTGGGGCAGGACTTCTTCAAGCGTCCGGGCCTCCACCGCACCCTCCTGGGGGACGGCCTCGCCACCAGCCTGGCGGGGCTTCTCGGGGGGCCTGCCAACACCACCTACTCCGAGAACACCGGGGTCCTGGCGGTGACCCGGGTCTACGACCCGGCCATCTTGCGCATCGCCGCCCTTTTCGCCATCCTCCTCTCCCTAAGCCCCAAGCTCGCCGCCCTCCTCCAGACCCTGCCCACGGGGGTTTTGGGGGGGATCTCCATGCTCCTCTTCGGGATGATCGCCTCCATCGGCATCCGCACCCTGGCGGAAGCGGAGATTGACTTCACCCACAGCCGGAACCTGATCGTGGTCTCGGCCGTCCTGGTCCTGGGCCTGGGGGGCGCGGTGGCCAACCTGGGCACCGTGTCCGTGGCGGGGGCCCAGGTGCCCCTCAAGGTGAGCGGGATGGCCCTGGCCGCCTTGGCGGGAGTGGCGCTGAACCTTCTTCTGCCTCGCCACCTCGAGCCCCCGGCGCTCGAGGTGGAAGAAGAAAGCCTACCCTAAAGCCGCCCCGGCCAATCGCCCCCTCCCGGGCCGGAAGGGGGCTAGCCCTCCTCGTAGAACCGGCTCTTTTGGTAGTAGTCCTGGATCAGGACCTTAAGGAAGGCCGCGGCGGGCACGCCCAAGAGGGCCCCCCAGAGGCCGAGGAGGCTGGCCCCGATCAGGATGGCGGCGATGGCCGTCACCGGGTGGAGGCGGGTGGCCCGGCCCACGATCAGGGGGCCGAAGAGGTTGCCCTCGA
This genomic stretch from Thermus filiformis harbors:
- a CDS encoding uracil-xanthine permease family protein, translated to MTPRNLVLGLQHTVAMFGATVLVPLLTGLNPSVALFTAGAGTLVFHLVTGGRVPVFLGSSFAFIAPILAAKEAGFSLAQVGGGIAAAGLVYALFALLVYGIGPEKVRRLFPPVVTGPVIVVIGLTLAPVAVEMASKDWLLALVTFGAAIVAAVFFRGLFQMIPVLIGVGTGYLVALLLGRVNLAPLAEAAWVGWPAFTLAQFEWGAVLLIAPVAFVTVMEHIGDILTNGRVVGQDFFKRPGLHRTLLGDGLATSLAGLLGGPANTTYSENTGVLAVTRVYDPAILRIAALFAILLSLSPKLAALLQTLPTGVLGGISMLLFGMIASIGIRTLAEAEIDFTHSRNLIVVSAVLVLGLGGAVANLGTVSVAGAQVPLKVSGMALAALAGVALNLLLPRHLEPPALEVEEESLP